Proteins encoded together in one Kitasatospora albolonga window:
- a CDS encoding MFS transporter translates to MHVPCSSINAFAWIFLLRCRGDAVTEQTLAPQPAERGAEQSPTQAPWATLVVVGVAQLMVMLDSTVVNVALPSIGTQLPADQTALQWTISAYVLMLGGLLLFGGRVSDVFGRRRTFLGGLSVFAVSSVLCGIAGNQELLVAGRAIQGAGAALLSAAALSIVLAVYQDEEQRKIALTAWSGLGVIGATIGVVLGGLIVTAISWRWAFLINIPVCIAAFIGALRSMPALRTNSGRKLRLPSAIVSTAGIAALSFGLIRLHEGFGDRNAWISIGAAMVLLAAVTFMEIGQADPLLPLHLLRKPTYWLSSVGLLLVASVMISSSFLASMYFQRVHEMSAFATGLSLLPMGLAALVVALVAPSLADNLGLGGMYVVGAALQLVGAGVLATGTDSVPLAIVALAVIGAGLPACFVPLFGIGTSHVKLEESGVGSGLLNTFNETGAALGMAVVGTILATSVDSRLNGGGSLVDATTAGVGNGFLGLAICSAIAIVIALVLRSHTRAPQGASC, encoded by the coding sequence ATGCATGTACCGTGCTCGTCAATCAATGCATTCGCATGGATCTTTTTGCTGAGATGTAGAGGAGACGCGGTGACCGAGCAGACGCTGGCCCCCCAACCTGCCGAGCGGGGCGCGGAGCAATCGCCCACACAGGCCCCCTGGGCCACCCTGGTGGTGGTCGGCGTGGCCCAGCTGATGGTCATGCTGGACTCGACGGTCGTGAACGTGGCGCTCCCCTCGATCGGGACCCAGTTGCCCGCCGATCAGACAGCCCTTCAGTGGACCATCAGCGCGTACGTCCTGATGCTCGGCGGCCTGCTGCTCTTCGGCGGCCGCGTCTCCGACGTCTTCGGCCGCCGCCGTACCTTTCTCGGCGGCCTCTCCGTCTTCGCCGTCTCCTCTGTGCTCTGCGGTATCGCGGGCAACCAGGAGTTGCTCGTCGCAGGCCGCGCCATCCAGGGGGCCGGGGCCGCGCTGCTCTCCGCAGCCGCCTTGTCCATCGTCCTGGCGGTCTACCAGGACGAGGAGCAACGCAAGATCGCGCTGACCGCCTGGAGCGGTCTCGGCGTGATCGGCGCGACCATCGGCGTGGTGCTCGGTGGTCTGATCGTCACGGCGATCAGCTGGCGCTGGGCCTTCCTGATCAACATCCCTGTCTGCATCGCCGCCTTCATCGGCGCCCTGCGCAGCATGCCCGCCCTCAGGACGAACAGCGGTCGCAAGCTGCGACTGCCGTCAGCGATCGTGTCCACCGCCGGAATCGCCGCCCTGTCCTTCGGCCTGATTCGCCTCCACGAGGGATTCGGCGACCGGAACGCCTGGATCAGCATCGGCGCCGCCATGGTGCTGCTTGCGGCGGTGACCTTCATGGAGATCGGCCAGGCTGACCCTCTGCTTCCACTGCACCTGCTGCGCAAGCCCACCTACTGGCTGTCGAGCGTCGGCCTGCTCCTCGTGGCCAGCGTGATGATCAGCAGCTCCTTCCTGGCCAGCATGTACTTCCAGCGGGTCCACGAGATGAGCGCCTTCGCCACCGGTCTCTCGCTGCTCCCCATGGGCCTGGCCGCCCTCGTCGTCGCCCTGGTCGCCCCGTCGCTGGCCGACAACCTGGGCCTGGGCGGCATGTACGTAGTCGGGGCCGCGCTGCAACTGGTCGGCGCGGGCGTCCTGGCGACCGGCACCGACAGCGTCCCGCTGGCCATCGTCGCGCTGGCCGTCATCGGCGCCGGTCTGCCCGCCTGCTTCGTCCCGCTGTTCGGCATCGGTACCTCGCACGTCAAGCTGGAGGAATCCGGCGTCGGATCCGGTCTGCTGAACACCTTCAACGAGACCGGCGCCGCCCTTGGTATGGCCGTCGTCGGCACCATCCTCGCGACCTCGGTCGACAGCCGTCTCAACGGCGGCGGTTCGCTCGTGGACGCGACCACCGCAGGCGTCGGCAACGGCTTCCTGGGGCTGGCCATATGCTCTGCGATCGCCATCGTGATCGCTCTCGTGCTGCGATCGCACACCCGTGCCCCCCAGGGCGCCAGCTGCTGA
- a CDS encoding DNA-binding protein, with protein sequence MPLWVRLRCGPTPRALAALALVLLAAVCLAVFHFWSVRPQAVRAPEAVEPGASAAVEDALRPGGAGPLPRPAAGVPPSPPPEAAGQIVVDVSGKVHRPGVQRLPAGSRVADALREAGGVRPGTDVTGLNRARVLMDGEQVVVGLPQAQAAAGTTGGAAGAPGPPGPAAPLSLSAATKEQLETLPGVGPVLAQHIIDHRTESGGFRSVDELRQVKGIGDRRFADLQPLVQP encoded by the coding sequence ATGCCGTTGTGGGTACGGCTCAGGTGCGGGCCGACGCCCCGGGCGCTCGCGGCGCTGGCCCTGGTGCTGCTGGCCGCTGTCTGCCTCGCCGTGTTCCACTTCTGGTCCGTGCGTCCGCAGGCCGTGCGTGCGCCCGAAGCGGTGGAGCCGGGGGCGTCCGCGGCGGTCGAGGACGCGTTACGGCCCGGAGGCGCGGGACCGCTGCCCCGGCCTGCTGCCGGTGTACCGCCCTCCCCTCCGCCCGAAGCGGCCGGGCAGATCGTCGTGGACGTCAGCGGCAAGGTGCACCGGCCGGGGGTCCAGCGTCTTCCCGCCGGTTCGAGGGTGGCGGACGCGCTCCGGGAGGCGGGCGGTGTGCGCCCCGGGACCGATGTCACGGGGCTCAACCGGGCGCGTGTCCTCATGGACGGTGAACAGGTCGTGGTGGGGCTCCCTCAGGCCCAGGCCGCCGCCGGGACGACCGGCGGGGCAGCGGGTGCACCGGGGCCGCCCGGCCCGGCGGCACCGCTGAGCCTGAGCGCGGCCACTAAGGAGCAGCTCGAAACCCTGCCGGGGGTCGGTCCGGTGCTGGCGCAGCACATCATCGACCACCGCACGGAGAGCGGCGGATTCCGGTCCGTCGACGAGCTCCGGCAGGTCAAGGGCATCGGCGACCGCCGGTTCGCCGACCTTCAACCGCTCGTGCAGCCATGA
- a CDS encoding fatty acid-binding protein DegV produces MSRHVAVVTDSTAYLPPQTMERHGITAVPLTVVLGDQALEEGTEISARSLALALQKRHSVTTSRPSPEVFAETYRAAAEGGADAVVSLHLSAEFSGTYDAALLAAKDAPIPVRVVDTGMVAMALGFCALAAAEAAEAGGGLDEAVAAAEKRAAGTSAYFYVDTLEYLRRGGRIGTAQALLGSALAVKPILQLDGGRIEMLEKVRTASKAIARLEEIVAERAGEATVDIAVHHLAAPDRAERLAERLRERVPGLADLHVSEVGAVIGAHTGPGLLGAVISPR; encoded by the coding sequence ATGTCCCGCCATGTCGCTGTCGTCACCGATTCAACGGCCTATCTGCCGCCCCAGACGATGGAGCGGCACGGCATCACCGCGGTGCCGCTGACCGTCGTCCTGGGCGATCAGGCGTTGGAGGAGGGTACGGAGATTTCGGCCCGCTCGCTCGCCCTGGCCCTGCAGAAACGCCACTCCGTGACCACCTCCCGCCCCAGCCCCGAGGTCTTCGCCGAGACATACCGGGCGGCGGCCGAGGGCGGGGCCGACGCGGTGGTCTCGCTGCACCTGTCGGCGGAGTTCTCGGGCACGTACGACGCCGCGCTGCTCGCGGCGAAGGACGCCCCGATTCCGGTACGCGTGGTGGACACCGGCATGGTCGCGATGGCCCTGGGCTTCTGTGCCCTCGCGGCGGCGGAGGCCGCGGAGGCGGGCGGCGGACTGGACGAGGCCGTGGCGGCGGCGGAGAAGCGGGCCGCCGGAACGTCCGCTTATTTCTATGTCGACACTCTGGAGTACCTCCGCCGGGGAGGCCGTATCGGCACCGCCCAGGCGCTGCTGGGCTCCGCGCTCGCGGTGAAGCCGATCCTCCAGCTCGACGGCGGCCGGATCGAGATGCTGGAGAAGGTACGGACGGCGTCCAAGGCCATCGCCCGCCTGGAGGAGATCGTCGCCGAGCGGGCCGGTGAGGCGACGGTGGACATCGCCGTCCACCACCTCGCCGCCCCGGACCGCGCGGAGCGCCTGGCCGAGCGGCTGCGGGAACGTGTCCCGGGCCTGGCCGACCTGCACGTCAGCGAGGTGGGCGCGGTCATCGGGGCGCACACGGGGCCGGGGCTGCTCGGCGCGGTGATCTCGCCGCGGTGA
- a CDS encoding leucine--tRNA ligase: protein MSETNSAAETAAPHRYTAAMAADIEARWQDFWDAEGTYEAPNPTGDLAGDPELAARPKKFIMDMFPYPSGAGLHVGHPLGYIATDVYARHQRMTGHNVLHTLGFDAFGLPAEQYAVQTGTHPRVSTEANMENMKVQLRRLGLGHDKRRSFATIDSDYYKWTQWIFLQIFNSWYDTEADRARPIAELVEQFENGTRATPDGREWSALSAAERADLLGEYRLAYASDAPVNWSPGLGTVLANEEVTADGRSERGNFPVFKAKLRQWNMRITAYADRLLNDLDGLDWPEAIKLQQRNWIGRSEGARVEFPVDTAGGITVFTTRQDTLFGATYMVLAPEHELVERIIPAAWPEGTHPVWTGGHASPAEAVTAYRKQAAAKSDVERQAEAKDKTGVFTGAYATNPASGEKIPVFIADYVLMGYGTGAIMAVPAHDARDFAFARAFELPMRCVVQPSDDRGTDPSTWDDAFASYEAKLVNSANDEISLDGLGVVEAKARITDWLKERGVGEGTVNFRLRDWLFSRQRYWGEPFPIVYDEDGIAHPLPESMLPLELPEVEDYSPRTFDPEDASAQPETPLSRNADWVNVTLDLGDGAGPRKYRRETNTMPNWAGSCWYELRYLDPTNDRQLVDPSIEQYWMGPREGQPTGGVDLYVGGAEHAVLHLLYARFWSKVLHDLGHISSAEPFHKLYNQGMIQAFVYRDSRGIAVPAAEVEERDGAFFYEGEKVSRVLGKMGKSLKNAVTPDEICAEYGADTLRLYEMAMGPLDVSRPWDTRAVVGQYRLLQRLWRNVVDEDSGEVTVVDTEPGEDTLRALHKAIDGVGQDLAGMRFNTAIAKITELNNHLTKAGGPLPRSVAERLVLLIAPLAPHIAEELWRRLGHTESVVHQDFPVADPAYVVDETVTCVVQIKGKVRARLEIAPSITDEELEALALADEAVVAALGGAGIRKVIVRAPKLVNIVPA, encoded by the coding sequence ATGAGCGAGACGAATTCCGCTGCCGAGACGGCCGCGCCGCACCGCTACACGGCGGCGATGGCCGCCGACATCGAGGCACGCTGGCAGGACTTCTGGGACGCCGAGGGGACGTACGAGGCGCCGAACCCCACCGGCGACCTGGCGGGCGACCCGGAGCTGGCCGCCAGGCCCAAGAAGTTCATCATGGACATGTTCCCGTACCCCTCGGGTGCGGGGCTGCACGTCGGACACCCGCTGGGCTACATCGCCACCGATGTCTACGCCCGCCACCAGCGGATGACCGGCCACAACGTGCTGCACACCCTGGGCTTCGACGCGTTCGGCCTGCCCGCCGAGCAGTACGCGGTCCAGACGGGCACCCACCCCCGGGTCTCCACCGAGGCCAACATGGAGAACATGAAGGTCCAGCTGCGCCGGCTGGGTCTGGGCCACGACAAGCGCCGCTCCTTCGCGACGATCGACTCCGACTACTACAAGTGGACGCAGTGGATCTTCCTGCAGATCTTCAACTCCTGGTACGACACCGAGGCCGACCGGGCCCGCCCGATCGCCGAACTGGTCGAGCAGTTCGAGAACGGCACGCGGGCGACCCCCGACGGCCGTGAGTGGAGCGCGCTGAGCGCCGCCGAACGCGCCGACCTGCTGGGCGAGTACCGCCTGGCGTACGCCTCCGACGCCCCCGTCAACTGGTCGCCGGGGCTGGGCACCGTCCTGGCCAACGAGGAGGTCACCGCCGACGGCCGCTCCGAGCGCGGCAACTTCCCCGTCTTCAAGGCCAAGCTGCGCCAGTGGAACATGCGCATCACCGCCTACGCCGACCGGCTGCTGAACGACCTGGACGGGCTGGACTGGCCCGAGGCCATCAAGCTGCAGCAGCGCAACTGGATCGGCCGCTCCGAGGGCGCCCGCGTCGAGTTCCCGGTCGACACCGCCGGGGGCATCACCGTCTTCACCACCCGCCAGGACACCCTGTTCGGCGCCACCTACATGGTCCTGGCGCCCGAGCACGAGCTGGTCGAGCGGATCATTCCGGCCGCCTGGCCCGAGGGCACCCACCCGGTGTGGACCGGCGGCCACGCGAGCCCGGCCGAGGCCGTCACCGCGTACCGCAAGCAGGCCGCCGCCAAGTCCGACGTCGAGCGGCAGGCCGAAGCCAAGGACAAGACCGGTGTCTTCACCGGCGCGTACGCGACCAACCCCGCCAGCGGCGAGAAGATCCCCGTCTTCATCGCGGACTACGTCCTGATGGGCTACGGCACCGGCGCGATCATGGCCGTACCGGCGCACGACGCGCGCGACTTCGCCTTCGCGCGCGCCTTCGAGCTGCCGATGCGCTGTGTCGTCCAGCCCTCGGACGACCGCGGCACCGACCCCTCCACCTGGGACGACGCCTTCGCCTCGTACGAAGCGAAGCTGGTCAACTCCGCCAACGACGAGATCTCGCTGGACGGCCTGGGCGTCGTCGAGGCCAAGGCGAGGATCACCGACTGGCTGAAGGAACGCGGCGTCGGCGAGGGCACCGTCAACTTCCGGCTGCGCGACTGGCTGTTCAGCCGCCAGCGCTACTGGGGCGAGCCCTTCCCGATCGTGTACGACGAGGACGGCATCGCCCACCCGCTGCCCGAGTCGATGCTGCCGCTGGAGCTGCCCGAGGTCGAGGACTACTCGCCGCGCACCTTCGACCCGGAGGACGCGTCCGCCCAGCCCGAGACCCCGCTGTCGCGCAACGCCGACTGGGTCAACGTCACGCTGGACCTGGGCGACGGCGCCGGACCGCGCAAGTACCGCCGCGAGACCAACACGATGCCCAACTGGGCCGGTTCCTGCTGGTACGAGCTGCGCTACCTGGACCCGACCAACGACCGGCAGCTGGTCGACCCGTCGATCGAGCAGTACTGGATGGGCCCGCGCGAGGGCCAGCCCACCGGCGGCGTCGACCTGTACGTCGGCGGCGCCGAGCACGCCGTGCTGCACCTGCTGTACGCGCGCTTCTGGTCGAAGGTGCTGCACGACCTGGGCCACATCTCGTCCGCCGAGCCGTTCCACAAGCTGTACAACCAGGGCATGATCCAGGCATTCGTCTACCGCGACAGCCGGGGCATCGCCGTCCCCGCCGCCGAGGTGGAGGAGCGCGACGGCGCCTTCTTCTACGAGGGCGAGAAGGTCAGCCGGGTCCTCGGCAAGATGGGCAAGTCCCTGAAGAACGCGGTCACGCCGGACGAGATCTGCGCCGAGTACGGGGCGGACACCCTGCGCCTGTACGAGATGGCGATGGGCCCCCTGGACGTGTCGCGCCCCTGGGACACGCGTGCCGTGGTCGGCCAGTACCGGCTGCTCCAGCGGCTGTGGCGCAATGTGGTCGACGAGGACAGCGGTGAGGTCACCGTCGTCGACACGGAGCCCGGTGAGGACACCCTGCGGGCCCTGCACAAGGCCATCGACGGGGTCGGCCAGGACCTGGCGGGGATGCGGTTCAACACCGCCATCGCCAAGATCACCGAGCTGAACAACCACCTGACGAAGGCGGGCGGCCCGCTGCCGCGGTCCGTGGCCGAGCGGCTGGTCCTGCTGATCGCCCCGCTGGCCCCGCACATCGCGGAGGAGCTGTGGCGCCGACTGGGCCACACCGAGTCCGTCGTCCACCAGGACTTCCCGGTGGCCGACCCGGCGTACGTCGTGGACGAGACCGTCACCTGCGTCGTCCAGATCAAGGGCAAGGTCCGGGCCCGCCTGGAGATCGCGCCCTCCATCACGGACGAGGAGCTGGAGGCGCTGGCCCTGGCGGACGAGGCGGTCGTCGCGGCGCTGGGCGGGGCCGGTATCCGCAAGGTCATCGTGCGCGCGCCGAAGCTGGTGAACATCGTTCCCGCGTGA
- a CDS encoding oxidoreductase, protein MNDPLPDVPEVRVVGLPQLTTGFDLVERLDLAMHLKVHGPLEPMTGERLAELAEAISLRGRGGAGFPFGKKLRAVAKASIRRGVRPVVVINGSEGEPACRKDTVLINRAPHLILDGALLAAEALGARTLVVAVTRNSTEVSVRAALAERGLSDRRGQHLRARVVRTPERMVSGEASSVIRAANGGPALPPGRRERAAETGVGGSPTLLSNAETYAQLAVAARIGPRRYGHTGLPNEPGTVLLTVSGAVARPMVVEVPTGVPLRYVLQLAGAPPLPQGVLTGGYHGNWIDAVASHNAVISRESLATVGGALGAGAILPIGPETCPLGESLRIANWLAAETAGQCGPCKLGLPAAAGGLSDVLNGGGPAALEALREVAQAVKGRGACKHPDGSARFFMSTLSAFTDDLAAHVLDGGCGRETLGVLPLPFSGHQDVEESIPSGEKLAVDWTLCQGHGLCADIVPELIRLGPDGYPALADASVPMHLRGRAQRAVRRCPALALRIEQPPAEGRPALPAPNRRALGSGRG, encoded by the coding sequence GTGAACGACCCCCTCCCCGACGTTCCCGAGGTCCGCGTCGTCGGGCTGCCGCAACTGACCACCGGCTTCGACCTGGTGGAGCGGCTCGACCTCGCCATGCACCTGAAGGTGCACGGGCCCCTCGAACCGATGACCGGCGAGCGGCTGGCCGAGCTGGCCGAGGCGATCTCCCTGCGCGGGCGGGGCGGCGCAGGGTTCCCCTTCGGCAAGAAGCTGCGGGCGGTGGCCAAGGCGTCCATCCGGCGCGGAGTGCGCCCCGTGGTCGTGATCAACGGGAGCGAGGGGGAGCCCGCCTGCCGCAAGGACACCGTCCTGATCAACCGCGCCCCGCACCTGATCCTGGACGGTGCTCTGCTGGCCGCCGAGGCGCTCGGCGCGCGCACGCTGGTCGTCGCCGTCACCCGTAACTCCACCGAGGTCTCCGTACGCGCGGCCCTGGCCGAGCGCGGCCTCTCCGACCGGCGCGGCCAGCATCTGCGGGCCCGGGTGGTCCGCACCCCCGAGCGCATGGTCTCCGGCGAGGCGTCCTCGGTGATCCGGGCGGCGAACGGCGGTCCGGCCCTGCCCCCGGGCCGACGCGAGCGGGCGGCGGAGACCGGGGTGGGCGGTTCCCCGACCCTGCTGTCGAACGCGGAGACGTACGCCCAGCTCGCCGTCGCCGCCCGGATCGGCCCCCGCCGCTACGGGCACACCGGGCTGCCGAACGAACCGGGCACCGTTCTGCTCACCGTCTCCGGCGCCGTGGCCCGGCCCATGGTGGTCGAGGTGCCGACGGGCGTCCCGCTGCGGTACGTCCTCCAGCTGGCCGGGGCCCCGCCGCTGCCCCAGGGGGTGCTGACCGGCGGCTACCACGGCAACTGGATCGACGCGGTCGCCTCCCACAACGCGGTCATATCCCGGGAGTCCCTGGCCACCGTGGGCGGCGCCCTGGGCGCGGGCGCGATCCTGCCGATCGGTCCGGAGACCTGCCCGCTGGGCGAGTCCCTCCGGATCGCGAACTGGCTGGCCGCCGAGACCGCCGGGCAGTGCGGCCCGTGCAAGCTGGGGCTCCCGGCGGCGGCAGGCGGGCTCTCCGACGTACTGAACGGAGGCGGGCCCGCCGCGCTGGAGGCGCTGCGCGAGGTGGCCCAGGCCGTGAAGGGCCGGGGCGCGTGCAAGCATCCGGACGGTTCGGCGCGGTTCTTCATGTCGACGCTGTCGGCGTTCACGGACGACCTCGCCGCCCATGTCCTGGACGGCGGCTGCGGCCGGGAGACGCTCGGTGTGCTGCCGCTGCCCTTCTCCGGCCACCAGGACGTGGAGGAGTCGATTCCGAGCGGCGAGAAGCTGGCGGTGGACTGGACGCTCTGCCAGGGGCACGGCCTCTGCGCGGACATCGTGCCCGAGCTCATCAGGCTGGGCCCCGACGGCTATCCGGCACTGGCGGACGCCTCCGTACCGATGCATCTGCGCGGGCGCGCCCAGCGGGCCGTACGGCGCTGCCCCGCGCTGGCGCTCCGGATCGAGCAGCCGCCGGCCGAGGGGCGCCCCGCCCTGCCAGCGCCCAACCGGCGGGCCCTGGGCAGCGGACGGGGCTGA
- a CDS encoding histidine phosphatase family protein, with protein sequence MSTRSGRGRRIVLWRHGQTAWNLERRFQGSTDIELTEEGVGQARRAARLLASLKPDAVVASDLRRAAATAAELAAVTGLTVAHDAALRETYAGVWQGLTHGEIIERHGEEYAAWKRGEPVRRGGGELETEVADRAAPVVLEHAEKLPVDGTLVVVSHGGTIRTTIGRLLGLEAHHWEGLGGLSNCCWSVLGEGARGWRLLEHNAGTLPEPVLGDDD encoded by the coding sequence CTGAGCACCCGCAGCGGCAGGGGCCGCAGGATCGTCCTCTGGCGGCACGGCCAGACCGCGTGGAACCTGGAGCGCCGCTTTCAGGGCTCCACGGACATCGAGCTCACCGAAGAGGGCGTCGGGCAGGCCCGCAGGGCCGCCCGGCTGCTCGCCTCGCTGAAGCCCGACGCCGTGGTCGCCTCCGACCTCCGGCGCGCGGCGGCCACGGCCGCCGAGCTGGCGGCCGTGACCGGTCTCACCGTGGCCCACGACGCCGCGCTCCGGGAGACGTACGCGGGCGTCTGGCAGGGCCTGACGCACGGGGAGATCATCGAGCGCCACGGCGAGGAGTACGCGGCGTGGAAGCGCGGCGAGCCGGTGCGCAGGGGCGGCGGCGAGCTGGAGACCGAGGTCGCCGACCGGGCCGCTCCGGTCGTCCTGGAGCACGCCGAGAAGCTGCCCGTCGACGGCACGCTCGTCGTGGTCAGCCACGGCGGCACGATCAGGACGACGATCGGGCGGCTGCTGGGCCTGGAGGCACACCACTGGGAAGGGCTCGGCGGGCTGTCGAACTGCTGCTGGTCCGTCCTGGGCGAGGGCGCGCGCGGCTGGCGCCTGCTGGAGCACAACGCCGGCACCCTGCCGGAGCCGGTGCTCGGCGACGACGACTAG
- a CDS encoding ribosome silencing factor: MTATDRSIELINAAAQAAADRLAHDIIAYDVSDVLSITDAFLLASAPNDRQVKSIVDEIEEQLQKQLGAKPVRREGDRDARWILLDYVDIVVHVQHSEERVFYALERLWKDCPEIALPEDAVKTRGRAEEHAQLNGGTEGDLS, translated from the coding sequence GTGACCGCCACGGACCGCTCCATCGAGCTCATCAACGCCGCCGCTCAGGCGGCCGCCGACCGGCTCGCGCACGACATCATCGCCTACGACGTCAGTGACGTGCTGTCGATCACCGACGCCTTCCTGCTGGCCTCGGCCCCCAACGACCGCCAGGTCAAGTCGATCGTCGACGAGATCGAGGAGCAGCTCCAGAAGCAGCTCGGCGCCAAGCCGGTGCGCCGTGAGGGCGACCGCGACGCCCGCTGGATTCTCCTCGACTACGTCGACATCGTCGTCCACGTCCAGCACAGCGAGGAGCGCGTCTTCTACGCGCTGGAGCGCCTGTGGAAGGACTGCCCGGAGATCGCCCTCCCCGAGGACGCGGTCAAGACCCGTGGCAGGGCCGAGGAGCACGCACAGCTCAACGGCGGCACGGAAGGTGACCTGAGCTGA
- a CDS encoding nicotinic acid mononucleotide adenylyltransferase translates to MGEQEVPTGPGKRRIGVMGGTFDPIHHGHLVAASEVAAQFHLDEVVFVPTGQPWQKSHKNVSPAEDRYLMTVIATASNPQFSVSRSDIDRGGPTYTIDTLRDLREVHGDADLFFITGADALAQILTWRDAEELFSLSHFIGVTRPGHVLTDDGLPEGGVSLVEVPALAISSTDCRERVAQGEPVWYLVPDGVVRYIDKRQLYRGD, encoded by the coding sequence GGAAGTGCCTACCGGCCCCGGCAAACGCCGCATCGGCGTCATGGGCGGGACGTTTGACCCGATTCATCATGGACACCTGGTGGCGGCCAGTGAAGTGGCCGCCCAGTTCCATCTCGACGAGGTCGTGTTCGTCCCGACCGGGCAGCCGTGGCAGAAGAGCCACAAGAACGTCTCCCCGGCCGAGGACCGCTATCTGATGACGGTCATCGCCACCGCGTCCAACCCGCAGTTCTCGGTCAGCCGCAGCGACATCGACCGTGGTGGACCGACGTACACGATCGATACGCTGCGGGACCTGCGCGAGGTCCACGGCGACGCGGACCTCTTCTTCATCACCGGCGCCGACGCACTCGCCCAGATCCTCACCTGGCGCGACGCGGAGGAGCTGTTCTCGCTCTCCCACTTCATCGGTGTGACCCGGCCGGGTCACGTGCTCACGGACGACGGACTCCCCGAGGGCGGTGTCTCCCTCGTGGAGGTGCCCGCGCTGGCGATCTCGTCCACGGACTGCCGTGAGAGGGTCGCGCAGGGGGAGCCGGTCTGGTACCTGGTGCCGGACGGTGTGGTCCGCTACATCGACAAGCGCCAGCTGTACCGCGGCGACTGA